The following proteins are encoded in a genomic region of Candidatus Nanopelagicales bacterium:
- a CDS encoding (d)CMP kinase, with protein MPAATRPQGAPLVVAVDGPSGSGKSSVSRAVASQLGMRYLDTGAMYRAVALWMLRNGVDVEVPEAVAARVDDVDVASGTDPSAPDIRLGTESVAEAIREAEVTEVVSRVSAVPLVRTMLVGYQRELASSAETDGTGIVVEGRDIGSTVLPDADVKIFLTADHEARAARRALQDNEEGRASDVSQAATSLAARDQADSSRAASPLTKADGAVTIDATFLTLDQVVAAVLGLVEDRQLQGQ; from the coding sequence ATGCCAGCAGCTACCCGTCCGCAAGGAGCCCCACTAGTCGTGGCAGTGGATGGGCCATCGGGTTCAGGCAAGTCCAGCGTCTCGCGGGCTGTCGCCAGCCAACTCGGAATGCGGTACCTGGATACCGGCGCCATGTATCGGGCCGTCGCCCTGTGGATGCTGCGAAACGGGGTTGACGTCGAGGTGCCCGAAGCTGTCGCTGCTCGGGTCGACGACGTGGACGTCGCAAGTGGAACTGATCCCTCCGCGCCCGACATTCGACTCGGCACTGAGAGCGTCGCCGAGGCGATCCGCGAGGCCGAGGTCACTGAAGTCGTCAGCCGGGTCAGCGCGGTTCCGCTGGTGCGCACGATGTTGGTCGGATACCAACGCGAGCTCGCCTCGTCTGCCGAGACCGATGGGACGGGAATCGTTGTCGAGGGACGCGACATCGGTTCGACGGTGCTGCCAGACGCGGACGTCAAGATATTCCTCACTGCCGATCACGAGGCGCGGGCGGCTCGCAGGGCACTGCAAGACAACGAGGAGGGCCGCGCGTCGGATGTGTCGCAAGCGGCGACCTCGCTGGCGGCACGAGACCAGGCGGACTCTTCGCGCGCGGCCTCTCCGTTGACCAAAGCTGATGGTGCGGTGACTATCGACGCGACGTTCTTGACTCTCGACCAGGTCGTCGCGGCCGTTCTTGGACTGGTCGAGGACAGGCAGTTGCAGGGCCAATGA